The Methanocella sp. DNA window AGAAAGCGTACCTTCTGCCACTGGAGGTACCGCGAGTTCTACCCCGACCTGAAGAAAAAGAGCATCATCACCATGGGCGAGGGCGGCACGAGCCTGGTGCGGTCCCGGAACGTCGTGGAAAAGACCGGCTGCAGGGAGCTACTTTTCAAGATGGAGAGCCTGAATCCCACGGGATCTTTTAAGGATAGGGGCTCGACGGTGGAGATATCCCATGCAAAGGAGTACGGCGCCCCGGAGCTGGTGCTCGCGTCGACCGGCAACATGGGCGCCAGCGTGGCCGCATACACGGCCCGGGGAGGCATCGGCTGCAGCATTTACGTGCCAAAGAACACGCCTCGCGTGAAGCTGCTCCAGATGGAGGCGCATGGAGCCAGCATAAAAAGGGTTAACGGCGACTACACCGCGGCCATGGTGGAGGCGCGCAGGCAGTTTGAGGAAAAACACGTTTATCTCGCGGGCGACTATCCATACCGGAGCGAGGGCGAGAAGTCGGTGAGCTTCGAGATCGCCGACGTGCTCGGTACCGACTATGACTACATCGCCGTGCCGATAGGGAATGGTACGCTGCTCCACGGCATGTGGAAAGGCCTGAAGGAAATGAAGCTCACAGGGCTAATAGACAGGCTGCCGAAGATCATCGGCGTACAGGCCGAAGGCTGCAACACGGTGGCAAAGGCGTTTTTAAGACGCACGGACCGCATAGAGCCCGTAATGCCCCATACACTCATGGATGCCGTCGCATGCGGCGATCCGCTGGACGGAAGCTGGGCGCTCAGGGCATTGAAAGAGTCGGAAGGCTTCGCGGTCACGGCGTCGGACAATGAGGCGAGCTGTGCCCGGGGCATGCTGGCCCGGGAAGAAGGCATCTTTGCCGAATTATCCGGGGCTTTGAGCACGGCCGGGCTGATCAAAGCGTACGAACAGAGCATGATCGAAAAAGGAGCACGAGTTGTCTCTGTTATCAGCGGCCACGGGCTAAAGGAGCCTGAGGCATTTAAATGCCGACCGGCTTAATAGTATTTCTCGATACCGCCATATCCGATCTTTTTATTCTGCCTGGCGGCGCGAATAAAATTATCGAGCCGTTTTTTATACTCATCCGGGCGCTTCCGGGAGGAATCGATGTAGGCAATGCGTATCCTCTTATATGGATCGGAAAATCCGCAGTAGTTCTTCCAGGCGACCTCGTCCTTTAGTATCGCTTCGAGTATATCCTGCGGAAAGACAAACTCTTCTGCGAGGACGATTTTGACGATATTTTCTATCGAAGGGTGCAGCTGTCCATGTTGAAACAGCCAGCGCAGTCTCTCCTTGTTCGCCTGGGAGTAGCTGCTTTTGGGGTTTCTGGGCGAGAATCTTTGGGCCGCATGAAGCTCGTCGATCGAATGGATCGTGCTGTCGATCCAGCCGAAACAGAGGGCCTCCTCCACCGCGTCGTTATAGGGCAGGCGCGGCTCACCGGAGGACTTGTTCGGGTATACTAGCCAGACCTCCTTCTCGCCCTCGAAATTTTCCTGGAGCCACCGACGCCATTCCTGCCGGTCAGTCACGTATAGCAGCTTACCTTCTTCAGCCATGTCTATCCCACATATAGTAATTTGTATCAGCCATACCTGGCGGCTTGCTCAAGAGCACGAGGTCTTCAAGTGCTCCCACTATATCTTGAACACTTTAAGCAGAACGACGCAGGCTGCGATCAGCAGGATCAAGATCACTATATACGTAAGCGGATTGCCCTCAATATTAAATCCAAGGAAGCCATTATCGCCTTTTTCGTCTCCGCCGCCTCCCTGGCCTACGGCCTGCGAGAAACGCTCTTCGATCCCCTTATTACCCGAGACCAGATATGCGACGGCGCCAAAGATGACGAAGAGGAGCAGGATCGCAATGAAGACGATGACGCCCCGATTGCCTTTAGCCTTATCCTGCATGCGCAGCCTCCCCGAGGATGTCAGGCCTTACCCTCTGGATATAGGAGACGACGTATCCCGTGACGACCGCTTCGATCACGGCGATTATCATATTGATGCCCGCGATGACCAGGAGGCCATAAAATACGTCCAGCGTACTCTGGTTCACGCCCTGGACGCCGGAGATCAGGATGATGGCGATCATCGCCAAGTTGCCCAGGAACAGGCCCAGCAGCGTGGCGATACCAGCCCGGGGGAAAGTGTCGAACTTGAGCCTGCCCAGCCACGAATAAATGAAATAGGCTGTGGTGAGCTCAGTTATGTTGATAAGGCAATTGGCGCCGATAAGCCCCCATCCGCCATGGCCGATTGCTGCAGAGAAAATGTTGACGATGAGCATGATGATGCTGCCGATGGCCGGCCCCATGAGGATGCCGATGAGGGGCGTCAGGTTCATGTGAACGCCGCCGGCGATGGGTATGTTGATCTGGAACAGCGCGAACGATGCCGCCGTACATAGCCCAGCCAGGGTGATCTGGCGATTATCGATTTTTTTAAATCGCCTTAAATAGATAAGGCAAACGCCGATGACGAGGATCGCCAGCAGCCACCAGACCACGACCCAGAATATGGTGAATGAGCCGTCCTCAAGATGAATATGTGCCATGCGGATTTCACTACATTATCATATTTCGCTTGAGAAGGATATAAAAGTTTGGGTATCATCCAAATTTTAAGCGAGGGATGTTCTCCTAATCCGTTCACTGGCGCTTATTTATCCCGGCGGATATGATGCCGACCAGCTCCTCGATATTCAGGGGACGACTGCCAGGGTCGAGGCCCAGGACGGGCCGGATGCTTTCGTATATCCGGGCGGCGTCCGGCTGCTTTAAGCCCGCCTCCGCCAGCAGCTCATGGTCGAAAAAAATCTCCGATGGCCGCCCTTCGGCAATGATGGAGCCCCCCTTCACGATGCAGATGCGATCGGCCAGCCTTGCGGCCATGTCCATGTCGTGGGTGGCGACCACGATGCTGATGCCGTGCGACTTCTTCAGGTCAAGAATGATCCTCTCGATCATATCCGAGTGATTAGGGTCCAGATCCGAGGTCGGCTCATCCATCGCGATCACCCGGGGTTTCATGGCCAGGACGCCGGCGATGCAGACCAGCCTCTTCTGGCCGCCCGAAAGATATGATGGTATTTTCGACGCGAGAGACTCCGCGCCAACGGCGCGCAGCGCTTCCATGGCAACGGACCGGGCCTCTTCGATGCCCATCCCCATGTTGACGGGGCCGAACATGACGTCGTCCAGGACTGTGGGAGCGAAAAGCTGGTCGTCCGATCTCTGGAACACGACGCCCACCTCTTTCCAGATATCGCCCCGGGCCGTGCTGACGGCCTTCCCGAGCACGCTTACGCGGCCGCTGCTCGGCTTGAGCAGGCCGTTGAGGTGCTCGATAAGCGTTGATTTTCCCGAGCCGTTGGGGCCGCACAGGGCCACCACCTCGTCCTTGAGCACCCGGAAGCACATATTGTGGATCCCGATGCTGCCATCCGGATATATGTGGCTGGCACAATCCACGTGGATCAGCTCGTCCCCGGCGGGCATGCAGGTATGTTCCAGACTTAATGACTGTAATTTCGTCATATCACACCATCACAACGGTAATTTTACGAAATAAAGCAAATATGCGGCAATGGCGATCGCCACGAGCATGAAAGCGCAATCCCGGAGGCCGATCCCGGGTATCTGCGAGGCCGCGAAGTATTTTCCACTGAACCCCCGCGCCTCCATCGCCTTATTGACACGGTCGGCCCGGTCGAAGGACCGGATCATCGTCAGGGCGAAGACCTCGGCGAACATGCCGGTCTGCCTCATCGAGCTTTTGATGATGCCGCCTCCCCGGGAATACAGGGCCTTGAGCATCGTGTCGATCATGCTCAGGGTGATAAAAATAAAGCGATAGGACATGAGGAATATCTGGTCGATAGGGGACGGAAAAATGCGGTATATCATGGCCGAGAAATAGTTGTACCGGGTAGTCATGAGGAAGAACAGCGAGTACGTGACCGATATCAGCGCCTTGAGCAGGAGAGTCGTGACCATTATGGCCCCGCCATCGGTCAGGGTCAGGGGATAGAATGGCAGGGGGATTGTAAACAAGGCCCTGCCGGGCTCATTCCACATTAAAATTATTACCAGGGAAAGTACGAATATCAGCGGCAGTAAGTACCACTGGAACAGCTTCCTCAGGGGCAGGCCGGCCATCCGGTATACGAGGAGTATGAGGAGATACAGGGCGGCGAGCAGGACAAGGCTCCGGGCAATCGTGACGAAAACGATGATGAGCACGAGCATAATCCCCTTTGTCCAGGGGCTGACCTTCGAGAAAATAGTATTAACGTTCTCGCTGTAGTACGTGATAAGATTAAAGTCGGGTATATGGGACGATAGCTCGCTCAACGGAGCCTACCCCCTAGTCCTCGCCGGGACAGCAGCAGCACGTGTCGTGCTTGATTGGCCCGCAGATGCCCATAGTCGGGTGGCCAAGGGATGTACATATCTTATCAACCAGATCCTTGGATATGTGGCCTTCCAGCCTTGTCGCCTCCACGCACGCCTCCTCCGCCGTGAGCCCGTAATGCGAGAGCATGAGCTCGACGATGCGGTGGCGCCGTATAAGAAACTCGGCGTACTCCCTGCCCCGGTCCGTAAGGCAGATGCTGCCGTACCGCTCGTGCTCGATGAGACCAGTCGATGACATCTCGGTAACGGTCTTCGTGACGGTCGACGGGTCCAGGCGGAAGTGCTCGGCGAGGTTCGTCGTAAAGGCCTTGCCGTTGTGCTCCAGGATGAACATGAGATACTGGCTTTTTTTGGGGCTGAGCTCGAACCCATCGATATCTTTCATCTATCGAGTATACGTTCGCTCATTATAAATAATTTTTGGGGACGGGCCAAATTGCAAAGGGCTGGAGCTAAGGTAAAATAAAAACCTGCCGCATAAACGAATCACGCATAATAAACATGACCCGTATAAAGTGAGAATAGTGTAACTTATATATCAGATACGACATAACCTGACCAATATGCCAAAAGCGGATATCCCGGAGAATCTCCACAAGGAGGTCAAGAAGTTCGCCATCGAGCACGACCTCTCCTTAAAGGATGCATATGCCCGGCTTATCGAGTACGCGCTGGAGCAGAAATACGACAAGGCCTCATTAAAGAAAATATTAAAAGAAAAAGGGGCGGGCCAGGACGATATAATCGTCGGCTCCTAATTCCACTTAACGATCCGCTGTTTTGAACCCACTTCACCTTTAATGAGCACGCCTGGCCCGATCAGCGCCCCGGCGCCGACCGTGGTGCCGACGTTGATGAGGCTGCCGATGCCCGTGTGCACGTCGTCGCCCATGATGACGCCGAGCTTCCGCCGGCCGCTGTCCACCATCTGGCCTTTTACCATGACCTGTATGGTCCGCTCGTCCAGGCGCAGGTTCGCTATCTTCGTGCCGGCGCCGAAG harbors:
- the thrC gene encoding threonine synthase, whose translation is MRVKYLQCVRCGRKYPKEEIRYRCDCGDSIEIVYDYGELDISWPELRKRTFCHWRYREFYPDLKKKSIITMGEGGTSLVRSRNVVEKTGCRELLFKMESLNPTGSFKDRGSTVEISHAKEYGAPELVLASTGNMGASVAAYTARGGIGCSIYVPKNTPRVKLLQMEAHGASIKRVNGDYTAAMVEARRQFEEKHVYLAGDYPYRSEGEKSVSFEIADVLGTDYDYIAVPIGNGTLLHGMWKGLKEMKLTGLIDRLPKIIGVQAEGCNTVAKAFLRRTDRIEPVMPHTLMDAVACGDPLDGSWALRALKESEGFAVTASDNEASCARGMLAREEGIFAELSGALSTAGLIKAYEQSMIEKGARVVSVISGHGLKEPEAFKCRPA
- a CDS encoding YdeI/OmpD-associated family protein, with the translated sequence MAEEGKLLYVTDRQEWRRWLQENFEGEKEVWLVYPNKSSGEPRLPYNDAVEEALCFGWIDSTIHSIDELHAAQRFSPRNPKSSYSQANKERLRWLFQHGQLHPSIENIVKIVLAEEFVFPQDILEAILKDEVAWKNYCGFSDPYKRIRIAYIDSSRKRPDEYKKRLDNFIRAARQNKKIGYGGIEKYY
- a CDS encoding energy-coupling factor ABC transporter permease; this translates as MAHIHLEDGSFTIFWVVVWWLLAILVIGVCLIYLRRFKKIDNRQITLAGLCTAASFALFQINIPIAGGVHMNLTPLIGILMGPAIGSIIMLIVNIFSAAIGHGGWGLIGANCLINITELTTAYFIYSWLGRLKFDTFPRAGIATLLGLFLGNLAMIAIILISGVQGVNQSTLDVFYGLLVIAGINMIIAVIEAVVTGYVVSYIQRVRPDILGEAAHAG
- a CDS encoding energy-coupling factor ABC transporter ATP-binding protein produces the protein MTKLQSLSLEHTCMPAGDELIHVDCASHIYPDGSIGIHNMCFRVLKDEVVALCGPNGSGKSTLIEHLNGLLKPSSGRVSVLGKAVSTARGDIWKEVGVVFQRSDDQLFAPTVLDDVMFGPVNMGMGIEEARSVAMEALRAVGAESLASKIPSYLSGGQKRLVCIAGVLAMKPRVIAMDEPTSDLDPNHSDMIERIILDLKKSHGISIVVATHDMDMAARLADRICIVKGGSIIAEGRPSEIFFDHELLAEAGLKQPDAARIYESIRPVLGLDPGSRPLNIEELVGIISAGINKRQ
- a CDS encoding energy-coupling factor transporter transmembrane component T is translated as MSELSSHIPDFNLITYYSENVNTIFSKVSPWTKGIMLVLIIVFVTIARSLVLLAALYLLILLVYRMAGLPLRKLFQWYLLPLIFVLSLVIILMWNEPGRALFTIPLPFYPLTLTDGGAIMVTTLLLKALISVTYSLFFLMTTRYNYFSAMIYRIFPSPIDQIFLMSYRFIFITLSMIDTMLKALYSRGGGIIKSSMRQTGMFAEVFALTMIRSFDRADRVNKAMEARGFSGKYFAASQIPGIGLRDCAFMLVAIAIAAYLLYFVKLPL
- a CDS encoding metal-dependent transcriptional regulator, which encodes MKDIDGFELSPKKSQYLMFILEHNGKAFTTNLAEHFRLDPSTVTKTVTEMSSTGLIEHERYGSICLTDRGREYAEFLIRRHRIVELMLSHYGLTAEEACVEATRLEGHISKDLVDKICTSLGHPTMGICGPIKHDTCCCCPGED